The Burkholderia mayonis DNA window TCTTCCGCATGCGTCATCCCGAACGCGCGAACGAGCACACTGACGACGATCGACACGGCGAGATTCACGAGCAGCGACCAGACGGCCGCGTAGCCCGGAATCGCATGGCCGAACAGATGGATCGTGAAGATCGAGCTCGCGAGCTTCAGCGAAATCGCCATCCACGTGCCGCAGACGAGCCCGGCCACCCAGCCGAGCAGCAGCCCGCGATAGTCGAGCACGCGCGTGTAGAGGCCGAGCACGATCGCGGGCAGCGTCTGGATGATCCAGATCCCGCCGAGCAACTGCAACTGGATTGCGTACGTGAGCGGCAGCCCGAGAATGAACGCGACCGCGCCGACTTTCACGATCAGCGAAACGAGCTTCGCGACGTTCGTCTCCTGGTCGTGCGTCATGTTGCGATTGACGAATTCGCGATGGATGTTGCGCGTGTAGAGGTTCGCGGCCGCGATCGACATGATCGCGGCCGGCACGAGCGCGCCGATCCCGATCGCGGCGAACGCGACGCCGACGAACCACGACGGGAAGAAGTGCAGGAACAATGCCGGCACCGCGAAGTTCGGCCCGAACGCCTTGAAGTACGGCGCGTATTCCGGCATGTCCTTCACGCCCGACGCGAGCGCCATGTAGCCGAGCAGCGCGAGCAGGCCGAGCACGAACGAATACGCGGGCAGCATCGCCATGTTGCGCCGGATCGTGTTGCCCGACGACGACGACAGGATCGCCGTCACCGAATGCGGATAGAGGAACAGCGCAAGCGCCGAGCCGATCGCGAGCGTCGTGTACGCGCTGAAGCCGTTCAGGCTCGATACGTCGGGCGCCTTCAGCAACAGCTTCGCGGGCGGCACCGCGCCGAAGATGTGCCCGAAGCCGCCGAGCTTCGCCGGAATCACGATCACGGCCGCGGCGATCGTGATGTAGATCAGGATGTCCTTGACGATCGCGATCATCGCGGGCGCGCGCAGGCCCGACGTGTACGTGTATGCGGCGAGGATCGCGAACGCGATGATGAGCGGCAGGTCGCCGACGAAGCCCTTCGTGTCGAAGCCGAGCCCGCCGATCACGACCTCGATGCCGACGAGTTGCAGTGCGATGTACGGCATCGTCGCGACGATGCCCGTCACCGCGACGGCGAGCGCGAGCGAGCGGCTGCCGTAGCGGGCGCTGACGAAGTCGGCGGCCGTCACGTAGCCGTGGCGCTTCGCGATGCTCCAGAGTTTCGGGAACACGACGAACGCGAACGGATAGATGAGGATCGTATACGGCAGCGCGAAGAAGCCCATCGCGCCCGCGCCGAACACGAGCGCCGGCACGGCGACGAACGTGTAGGCGGTATAGAGGTCGCCGCCCAGCAGGAACCACGTGACGATCGTGCCGAAGCGCCGGCCGCCGAGGCCCCATTCGTCGAGATGGGCGAGATTGCCGCGCCGCCAGTTCGCGGCGAGAAAGCCCATGATCGTCACGCCGACGAAGAACAGTACGAAGACGAAGGTCGCGGTCAGGTTCATTTGCCGTCTCCCCGCGGGACGCCCTTCCAGCAATTCTTCGTCTTGAAGTAGACGAACGCCGTGATCACGGCGCTAAAGAACACCCACAGCAGCTGGTACCAGTAGAAAAACGGGAATCCGAACCATTGCGGTTCAATCTTGTTGTACGACGGCACCCAGACCATCGCAACGAGCGGCAGGACCAGCAGCCAGAGCCAGCGTTTCGCGGCCCGGCTGGCGTCGGCATCGTGAGCCATGACGTCTCCTCTTCACATCCCGGTTATTGATATGTTCTGAACGGGTACGGCAGTGCGAGAGGAACGACACGACGGTTAAGCTGCGCCTCCCCTGGCGTCAGTCAGTATAAAAGTCGGAAATACCCGGTCATACGAGGGCGAACCCGAAGCCCGCGCGCACCGCCGCTCGTCCATCCGGCGGCGGCGCGAGCGGCCGCTTCGACGTCAGATCGTGAAGACGCCGGCGCGCTCGCCGACCGATGCTTTCAATCCTTTCACCCACGAGCGCGCGGGCAGACGCAGCTCGGCTTCGATCAGCTTCGCGCGCTCGGTCAGCTGTGCGAACGACGTCGACAGCGGCGGACCGGAGAACGCGAGCGCGATCCGGTTGCCGTCGTGCACTTCGGGCAGCGCGATCACGCGCTGGTCGAATGCGGCGTTCAGGTGCTTCATGTTGCGCACGAAGCTCGGATGGTCGCCGAACAGATTGATCGTCGCGATGCCCGCGTCGGCGAGACATCCGCGCACCGCGCGATAGAACGCGACGCTGTCGAGCACCGGGCCGCGCGCGGTCGCGTCATACAGGTCGATCTGGAGCGCGCCGATCGTGCCGCGATTCTTCGGATCATTGACGAAATCCCACGCGTCCGCTTCGTGGACGGCCAGACGCGCGTCGTCGGACGGCAGCTCGAACATCGAGCGCGCAGCGACGATCACGGCCGGATTCAGTTCGACCGCCTCGACGTGCGCGCGCGGCAGGTAGCGATGCGCGAACTTCGTCAGTGCGCCAGTGCCGAGGCCCAGCTGGACGATGCGTTTCGGCGTTTCGAGGAAGAGCAGCCACGCCATCATCTGCTGCGCGTACTCGAGCTCGATGTGATAAGGCTTCGACAGGCGCATCGCGCCTTGCACCCACTCGGTGCCGAAATGCAGATAGCGCACGCCGCGCTCTTCGGAAAACGTGACGGGGGCGAAGCGCGGCTTGCGCGGCGCGTCGAGGACGGCGACGCCGTCGACTTCGTCGCCGAACTCGGCGCGGCTGCGCTTTGTGCGCATCGGTTCGAGCTTGTCGGAGCCATTATAGGAAGACGGCTTGCCGCGCCGGGACGCGCGCGCCTCGGCGGACGCGCGCTTGATCAATCGGGTCATGGATGAATCTCGTACGGATGTGGCTGTTTGGGCGAACGAGAGGATAGCATTCGCGGCAGCGCGCATAGGCGAACCGCTCGCTTGCGTCATTGCGTGCGGCGACGCGCGGAAGAAGAAGCAGGCGAACAGGAAACACGCGGTCGACCGCCGCGCCGCGTGCAAGGCATCTCAAGCGATGATGCCCTTCCAGAAAGTCAGCTTCTGCTCGAACGACAGCATCGCATTCGCCGGACTGGAAGAAGGCAGCACGAACGTGTCGAACCCCGCCGCGCGAATCGCCGGCTCGAAGCGCCCCGCCGTCTTGCCGTTGAAGCACACCTTCCTCAACTTCGGCGCGACTTCCCACAGGGGCGCGAAATCGTTCGGCCGCGCGTTGCGGATCGCCGCATCGAGGCTGCCTTCGCGATGGCATGCGGCGAGCACGTCCCAGATGCCGAAGCCGTGCGCGAGCACGCGCGTCAGACGCTGCTCGTACGGCAGCGCGTGCAGATCCGGCTCGCCGAGCACGACGCCCAGCAAGCGCCAGAACTGATTGCGCGGATGCGCGTAGTACTGCGCGGCCGCGAGCGACGCCTCGCCGGGAAAGCTGCCGAGTATCAGCGTATGCGTGCCGGGCGACACGACGGGTGGGAAACCGCGCAACATCACGCCGCCTCGCTGTCACGCGCGCGGCGCTCGCCGTGCGCATCGAGATGCCGCCACAGCGCGGGCAGCATGCATTCGGTCACCATCAGCGGCGCGCCGTGTCGCTCGAACACCGAGCGGCGCGCGGCAAACGCGTGCTGCACCGCATGCGCGCGGTTGAGCGCGTGTGACGCCAGCGCGAAGAGCGGATGCCCCGCGATCACGCGCCGGCTCACGAGCGCCGAGCGCGTCACTTCGGGATCGCTGTACAGCAGCTCCGCGAGCGGCCGCGTGCGCAGCCGCCGCATCGCCTGCCACACGCCCTTGCTCGCCGCGAGCGGCGCGATGCTGTGCGCGGCGACGAACGGCGTGCCGTCGACTGCGAGCACGACCTCGCGCACCCAGACAGGCGTGCGCGTCACGCACGCGAGCGCCGCATGCTCGTCGGCCCACGGCGTCGCGACGGCCTCGCGCGTCACGCGCACCGTCACGCCGCCGAGCCGTGCGAGATGCGCGGTCAGCGAGCCGCCGCGCGTGAGCCAGTCCTTCTGCGCGCTCGACGCGCCGGGGCGCGGCGTCTCGCGCCAGCACGCATCGGCCGCGTCGAAACGCATCCGCGCCATCACACCGCGCGCGACAGCAACAGCGCGTTGGTCCGCTTGACGAAGCTCGCCGGATCCTCGAGCGCACCGCCTTCGGCGAGGAGCGCCTGATCGAACAGCAGGTGGCACCAGTTGTCGAAGTCCGCGCCGTCGGCCTTCAGCGCCTTGACGAGCGGATGGTCCGGATTGATCTCGAGGATCGGCTGGAACGCCGGCGCATTCTGGCCCGCCGCCTTCAGCATCCGCTGCAGGTAGCCGCTCATGTCGTTGTCGTCGGCGACGAGGCACGACGGCGAATCGGTCAGCCGGAACGTGACGCGCACGTCCTTCACCTTGTCGCCGAGCGTTTCCTTCATCTTGTCGACGACGGGCTTCATCGCCTCGCCCGTCTCTTCCTGCGCCTTCTTCTCTTCGTCGTTCAGCGAGCCGAGATCGAGATCGCCGCGCGCGACGCTCGCGAGCCCCTTGCCGTCGAACTCATGCAGGAAAGACAGCATCCATTCGTCGACGCGGTCGGTGAGCAGCAGCACTTCGACGCCCTTCTTGCGGAACACTTCGAGATGCGGGCTGTTCTTCGCGGCCTGCCACGTGTCGGCCGTCACGTAGTAGATCTTCGACTGCTCGGGCTTCATCCGCGCGACGTAGTCGGCGAGCGCCACGTCCTGCTCGTCGGTGTCGCCGTGCGTCGACGCGAAGCGCAGGAGCTTCGCGACGCGCTCGCGGTTCGCGTGATCCTCGCCGACGCCTTCCTTCAGCACCTGGCCGAACGCGCGCCAGAACGTCTTGTACTTCTCGCGGCCGGCATCGTCTTCCGCGTTCGCCAGCTCTTCGAGCATCGACAGCGCGCGCTTCGTCACGCCTTCGCGGATCGCCTTCACGTCGCGGCTTTCCTGCAGGATCTCGCGCGACACGTTGAGCGGCAGATCCGACGAGTCGACGACGCCCTTCACGAAGCGCAGGTACTGCGGCAGCAGTTGCTCGGCGTCGTCCATGATGAACACGCGCTTCACGTACAGCTTGAGGCCGCCGCGATAGTCGCGGTTCCACAGGTCGAACGGCGCGTGCGACGGCACGTACAGGAGCTGCGTGTACTCGCTGCGGCCTTCGACGCGGTTGTGCGTCCACGCGAGCGGATCTTGATGATCATGCGCGAGGTGCTGGTAGAACTGCTTGTACTGGTCTTCGGCGATGTCGCTCTTCGAACGGGTCCAGAGCGCGCTCGCCTGGTTGACGGTTTCGTCCTCGTCCTTCTCGACCATCTCGCCCTTTTCCTGATCCCACTCTTCCTTCTTCATCAGGATCGGCAACGCGACGTGGTCCGAATACTTCTGGACGATCGACTTCAGACGGTACGACGACAGGAGCTCGTCCTCGCCTTCGCGCAGATGCAGCGTGATCGTCGTGCCGCGCGCGGCGCGCTCGACCGCGCCGACCGAGAAATCGCCCTCGCCCGCGCTTTCCCAGTGCACGCCTTCGGACGCGGGCAGGCCCGCGCGGCGCGTCTCGACCGTGATCCTGTCCGCGACGATGAAACCCGAGTAAAAGCCAACGCCGAACTGGCCGATCAAGGCCGCGTCCTTCTGCTGGTCGCCGGAGAGCTTCGAGAAGAATTCCTTCGTGCCCGAGCGCGCGATCGTGCCGAGGTTCGCAATCGCCTCGTCGCGGCTCATGCCGATTCCGTTGTCGTCGATCGTGATCGTGCGCGCGGCCTTGTCGAACGACAGGCGGATGCGCAGATTCGGATCGCTCTCGTAGAGCGCGTTGTTTTCCAGAGCCTCGAAACGGAGCTTGTCAGCGGCGTCGGACGCGTTCGACACGAGTTCGCGCAGGAAGATCTCCTTGTTGCTGTAAAGCGAATGAATCATCAGGTGGAGGAGTTGCTTGACCTCTGCCTGAAAGCTCATGGTTTGCTGAGTCATCTTGATTTACCCATTGATTGCGTCAATACGACAGACATTTTCGATTCACGACCCCACAGGAGTCGGCGCGCGGCATCCCGCAACGCTCGACCGCGCCCCAAGTTGGGGCGCTTGCGGGAATTTCAAGAGGCGCGGCGATTCACGCTGTCGAGATAGCGGCCAAGGAACGCCTGCAGCGCGGGATCGCCGCAGTTCGCGACGTTGAAACGGGTCCAGGTCGACGGCGACTGCTGCGGTGAAAACAGGCTGCCCGGCGTGAGCAGGAAGCCCTCCTCGTGCGCGGCCGCGGCGAGCGCGTCCGAATCGACGCCCGTGTCGGCCCACAGGAACATCCCGGCCGCCGGCATCGTGAAGAGCCGCATCCCGGTGCGCTCGAGCATCCGCGCGGTCTTGTCGCGCACGCCGTCGAGCCGCGCGCGCAGCCGCTCGACGTGGCGCCGGTAGTGCCCTTCCGTCAGCACCTTGTACAGCACGCGCTCGTTGAGCTCGGGCGTCGTCATCCCGGCGAGCATCTTCTGGTCCGTCAGCGCCTTCGCGAGCTCCGGCGCGCACGCGATGTAGCCGACCCGCAGGTTCGCCGCGAGCGTCTTCGAATAGCTGCCGAGGAAGATCACGCGCTTCAGCTGGTCGAGGCTCGCGAGGCGCGTCGCCGGATAGCTCGGCGGGCACAGGTCGCCGTAGACGTCGTCTTCGACGACGAGAAAATCGTACGCCTCGGCGAGCTTCAGGATCCGGAACGCCCGCGCGGCCGACAGCGACGTGCCCGTCGGATTGTGCAGCACCGAGTTGATCACGAGCATCTTCGGACGCCACATCTGCACGAGGTTCTCGAGCGCGTCGAGATCGGGGCCGTCGGGCGTGTACGGCATCCCGACGAGCTGCGCGCCCTGCGACGCGAAGCGGCCGAACATCTGGAACCAGGCCGGATCGCCGACGATCACCGCGTCGCCCGGCCGCACGCAGAGGCGCGAGATCAGGTCGATCGCCTGCGTGATGCCGGACACGAGCACGAGCTGGTCAGGCGTCGCGCCGATCTCGATTTCGGCCAGGCGCGTCTGTAGCTGCTGGCGCAGCGGCAGGAAGCCCTGCGCGCTGCCGAAGCCGAGCATCTGCGCGCCCGCCTGCCGGCCGAGCGCGCGCAACGCGCTCGTGATCAGCTCGCCGTCGAGCCAGCGGCTCGGCAGATAGCCGAGTCCCGGCCCCTTTTCCGGGCTGACCGTGTGCAGCATGTTGCGCAGCAGCCAGACGACGTCGATCGTGTTGTGCACCGGCTGCGCCTGTCCGCCGTCAGGCCCGGCGACGGGCTGCACCCCCGGCGCGCGCT harbors:
- the mctP gene encoding monocarboxylate uptake permease MctP translates to MNLTATFVFVLFFVGVTIMGFLAANWRRGNLAHLDEWGLGGRRFGTIVTWFLLGGDLYTAYTFVAVPALVFGAGAMGFFALPYTILIYPFAFVVFPKLWSIAKRHGYVTAADFVSARYGSRSLALAVAVTGIVATMPYIALQLVGIEVVIGGLGFDTKGFVGDLPLIIAFAILAAYTYTSGLRAPAMIAIVKDILIYITIAAAVIVIPAKLGGFGHIFGAVPPAKLLLKAPDVSSLNGFSAYTTLAIGSALALFLYPHSVTAILSSSSGNTIRRNMAMLPAYSFVLGLLALLGYMALASGVKDMPEYAPYFKAFGPNFAVPALFLHFFPSWFVGVAFAAIGIGALVPAAIMSIAAANLYTRNIHREFVNRNMTHDQETNVAKLVSLIVKVGAVAFILGLPLTYAIQLQLLGGIWIIQTLPAIVLGLYTRVLDYRGLLLGWVAGLVCGTWMAISLKLASSIFTIHLFGHAIPGYAAVWSLLVNLAVSIVVSVLVRAFGMTHAEDRTRPEDYFDVVES
- a CDS encoding DUF3311 domain-containing protein, whose protein sequence is MAHDADASRAAKRWLWLLVLPLVAMVWVPSYNKIEPQWFGFPFFYWYQLLWVFFSAVITAFVYFKTKNCWKGVPRGDGK
- a CDS encoding spermidine synthase — encoded protein: MTRLIKRASAEARASRRGKPSSYNGSDKLEPMRTKRSRAEFGDEVDGVAVLDAPRKPRFAPVTFSEERGVRYLHFGTEWVQGAMRLSKPYHIELEYAQQMMAWLLFLETPKRIVQLGLGTGALTKFAHRYLPRAHVEAVELNPAVIVAARSMFELPSDDARLAVHEADAWDFVNDPKNRGTIGALQIDLYDATARGPVLDSVAFYRAVRGCLADAGIATINLFGDHPSFVRNMKHLNAAFDQRVIALPEVHDGNRIALAFSGPPLSTSFAQLTERAKLIEAELRLPARSWVKGLKASVGERAGVFTI
- a CDS encoding DNA-deoxyinosine glycosylase gives rise to the protein MLRGFPPVVSPGTHTLILGSFPGEASLAAAQYYAHPRNQFWRLLGVVLGEPDLHALPYEQRLTRVLAHGFGIWDVLAACHREGSLDAAIRNARPNDFAPLWEVAPKLRKVCFNGKTAGRFEPAIRAAGFDTFVLPSSSPANAMLSFEQKLTFWKGIIA
- a CDS encoding chorismate--pyruvate lyase family protein, which gives rise to MARMRFDAADACWRETPRPGASSAQKDWLTRGGSLTAHLARLGGVTVRVTREAVATPWADEHAALACVTRTPVWVREVVLAVDGTPFVAAHSIAPLAASKGVWQAMRRLRTRPLAELLYSDPEVTRSALVSRRVIAGHPLFALASHALNRAHAVQHAFAARRSVFERHGAPLMVTECMLPALWRHLDAHGERRARDSEAA
- the htpG gene encoding molecular chaperone HtpG, whose protein sequence is MTQQTMSFQAEVKQLLHLMIHSLYSNKEIFLRELVSNASDAADKLRFEALENNALYESDPNLRIRLSFDKAARTITIDDNGIGMSRDEAIANLGTIARSGTKEFFSKLSGDQQKDAALIGQFGVGFYSGFIVADRITVETRRAGLPASEGVHWESAGEGDFSVGAVERAARGTTITLHLREGEDELLSSYRLKSIVQKYSDHVALPILMKKEEWDQEKGEMVEKDEDETVNQASALWTRSKSDIAEDQYKQFYQHLAHDHQDPLAWTHNRVEGRSEYTQLLYVPSHAPFDLWNRDYRGGLKLYVKRVFIMDDAEQLLPQYLRFVKGVVDSSDLPLNVSREILQESRDVKAIREGVTKRALSMLEELANAEDDAGREKYKTFWRAFGQVLKEGVGEDHANRERVAKLLRFASTHGDTDEQDVALADYVARMKPEQSKIYYVTADTWQAAKNSPHLEVFRKKGVEVLLLTDRVDEWMLSFLHEFDGKGLASVARGDLDLGSLNDEEKKAQEETGEAMKPVVDKMKETLGDKVKDVRVTFRLTDSPSCLVADDNDMSGYLQRMLKAAGQNAPAFQPILEINPDHPLVKALKADGADFDNWCHLLFDQALLAEGGALEDPASFVKRTNALLLSRAV
- a CDS encoding PLP-dependent aminotransferase family protein: MSTVPLAQIPAPHDTATLTLVDQLVQWARRRIDERVFRPGMRMPSIRKLAVDKSVSRFTVVEAYERLVAQGYLDSRRGSGFYVRERAPGVQPVAGPDGGQAQPVHNTIDVVWLLRNMLHTVSPEKGPGLGYLPSRWLDGELITSALRALGRQAGAQMLGFGSAQGFLPLRQQLQTRLAEIEIGATPDQLVLVSGITQAIDLISRLCVRPGDAVIVGDPAWFQMFGRFASQGAQLVGMPYTPDGPDLDALENLVQMWRPKMLVINSVLHNPTGTSLSAARAFRILKLAEAYDFLVVEDDVYGDLCPPSYPATRLASLDQLKRVIFLGSYSKTLAANLRVGYIACAPELAKALTDQKMLAGMTTPELNERVLYKVLTEGHYRRHVERLRARLDGVRDKTARMLERTGMRLFTMPAAGMFLWADTGVDSDALAAAAHEEGFLLTPGSLFSPQQSPSTWTRFNVANCGDPALQAFLGRYLDSVNRRAS